The genomic DNA TAGTACACCGGGTTGTCGTTGTTCTGTGCCACGGCCAGGTCCACGTCGAAGGTGTACTCGGTGTCGGGCTTGCGGCTCAAGAGGAAGAAGCGCACCGCGTCCTTGCTGGTCCATTCGATCAGGTCGCGCAGCGTGACGTAGCTGCCCGCGCGCTTGCTGATCTTGACCTCTTCGCCGCCCTTGACCACGCGCACCATGGTGTGCAGCACGTAGTCGGGGTAGCCCTGCGGGATGCCCACGCCGGCTGCCTGCAGCCCGGCGCGCACGCGGGCGATGGTGCCGTGGTGGTCCGTGCCCTGGATGTTGACGACCTTGGTGAAGCCGCGCTCCCACTTGGCGATGTGGTAGGCCACGTCGGGCACGAAGTAGGTGTACGTGCCGTCCTTCTTGCGCATGACCCGGTCCTTGTCGTCGCCGTAGTCCGTGCTCTTGAGCCACAGCGCGCCGTCCTGCTCGTAGGTCTTGCCGTTGGCCACGAGCTTGCCCACGGTGGCCTCGACGCGGCCGCTGGTGTACAGGCTCGACTCGAGGTAGTACTCGTCGAACTTCAGATTGAAGGCCTGCAGGTCCTTGTCCTGCTCGTTGCGCAGGTAGGCCACGGCGAACTGGCGGATGGACTCCACATCGTCCACGTCGCCGCTGGCGGTGAACTCGCGGTCGTCGGCCTTGACGGTCTTCTTCGCGAGGAAGTCGTTGGCGATGTCCTGGATGTAGTCGCCGTTGTAGAACGCCTTGGACGCCGGGTTCTCGGGGTCGGTGGGCCAGCACTCGTCGCCGGGCTTGAAGCCCTTGGCGCGCAGCTGCGTGCTGGTGGTCAGCGTCTGGATCTGCACGCCCGCGTCGTTGTAATAGAACTCGCGGTGCACCTTCCAGCCCTGGGTGGCAAAGAGGTTGCAGATCGCGTCGCCCAGCGCCGCCTGGCGGCCGTGGCCCACGTGCAGCGGGCCGGTGGGGTTGGCCGAGACGAACTCGACCAGCACGCGCTGGCCGTTGTCGGCCTGGTAGCCAAAGCGGTCTCCGGCACCCAGGACCTCGCGCACCACTTCCTGCTTGGCGGCGGGCTTGAGGCGGATGTTGAGAAACCCGGGGCCGGCGATCTCGATGGCATCGACCCAGCGGGCAAACGCGGGCGTGGCCTCGAGCGCGGCCTTGAGCTGCTCGCCCAGCGCGCGCGGGTTGAGCTTGAGCGGCTTGGCCAGCTGCATGGCCGCCGTGCAGGCGAAGTCGCCGTGGGCGGCCACCTTGGGGGATTCGAACGCAGCGCGCCCGGCAGTGCCGGGCGACAATTTTTCCAGCTCGCCGGCGAGCGCCGCGAGCAATTCCTGTTTGACGGAGAGCATGCGGGGATTCTACGGGGGCGCCCCGTCATCCCATCCCGCCGCTGTGGCGTTATGCTGAATGGCCCGGTGTCCACCGGGCCGTCCATCCCCCCCTACCCGCAGGAGCATTACATGAAGAAACTGCTTTCCCTGATGACGGCCATCGGCCTGACCCTCTCCCTGGCCACGGCCCATGCCGCCGACGCGCCTGCCGCCGCTGCCTCCGCGCCGGCCAAGGCGCCCACCGCGCAACAGAGCAAGATGGCCACCTGCAATGCCGACGCCAAGGAAAAGAAGGGCGACGAGCGCAAGGCCTTCATGAAGGAATGCCTGTCTGCCAACAAGCAGGAAAAGCAGCAGACCAAGATGAAGACCTGCAACGCAGACCCCAAGGCCAAGACCCTCAAGGGCGACGAGCGCAAGGCCTTCATGAAGGAATGCCTGAGCAACAAGCCCGCCTGACACACCTTGGCCCCCAAACAAAGCCCCGCACGCGGGGCTTTGTACTTTCTAGCGCGTGCCCACGCCCCGCGCCAGGAACACGGCCAGCAGCGGAATCACCACCAGCAGGTGCGCCTCGATCATCACCAGGCGGCGCGTGCCGCGCACCTCGGCCTCGGTGGGCAGCGCACCCGTGGCGCGCAGCTGCTTGCGCCAGCGCAGGAAGCGCACCGTGGGCACGATGGAGATCAGGCCGATGACCACGAACAGCGTGACCTTGGTGTGCAGCAGGGGCTGCGACCAGTACCACCCCGCGCCCTTCATGCCCCACCAGGTGCGCGCCAGGCCCGTGGCCAGCACGGCGATGGCGGAGATGCCATAGACCATGTCCACCCGCGCCAGGCGCTCCACCACCGCGGCGTTGAGCCACTCCTTGCGGCACAGGGCCGCCTCGCTGGCCAGGAAGACGGTCATGGTCAGGATGGCCAGAAAGTGGGCGTAGGCCAGCAGGGCTTCAGTGGTCATGGGGCGCCTCGTGAGAATGGGACTGGCAATGCTAGCGCATCCGGCAAAAAACTCCTGATTTGATAGCTTTCAGCGCTTTCTCATCAAGCGCTGGAGGCCGATCCGGCTTGAAACCTGCGCAGCGCTGCCAGCCCCAGCAGCGCCGCCAGCACGAGCAGGCCCCATTCGGACAGCGTAGGAATCGCCTGCGCGCCGGCGGCCAGCCGCAGCATGGCGTGCGGGTCGGCGATCGCGCCGGAGGCGGGATCGTTGTCGCCCATGCCGTTGTCGGTGACGGCAAAGCTCACCGTGTCGCCGCTGACCGCGCCATGCGGGAACCAGAGCGCCGTGGCACCGGCCGTGGCGGGGCCGAACTTGCGCGGCACCAGCCCCGCCAGGCTGCCGCTGGGGTAGGTGACGGCCACCGCCAGCGTGGCATTCGCGCAGCCCGTGGCCGTGAAGCGCAGCACGCCCAGCGGGGCGGTGGCGCCTGCGGGCAGGTTGTCGCCCGGGGCGGCGGCGGTCAGCGCCAGGCTGCCCACGGTGCAGCCCGCCGGGCCGCCGGAGATGCTGGCCTGCGCCACGCCGCCGCCGGGCACCGCCAGGCTGGCCTGGCCCACCGTCAGCGCCAGAGGCCCGCCCGTGGCGCTGGTGTTGTTGGCATCGCCCGCATAGCTGGCGGTGATGGCGTGCGCGCCCACCAGCAGGCCGCTGACGGTGCAGGCGGCCACGCTGCCCGTGATGGCGGGCGGGGCCGCGCAGGCCAGCGGCAGGCCGTCCGCGCTGAAGCTCACCGTGCCCGTGGGGTTGCTGGCGCTGCCGAACGTGGCGGTGAGGGTGACGCTGGCCCCCAGTGCGCTGGGGTTGGCGTTGGCCGCCAGCGCCAGCGTGGGCGCCGCCATCACGGCAAAGGTACGCGCTACGGGCGCCGCCGCCGCCCAGGCCCCGCCGCCCGGCTGGCTGGCCGTCAGCGTGCACGAGCCCGCGCCGCTGAAGCTGGCCACGCTGCCCGCCACGCTGCACGCGCCCGTGGCGCTGTAGGTGATGGGCAGGTTCGACGTCGCCGTGGCGCCCAGGGTCAGCGTGGTGCCCGCAGCCTGCGCGGGGATGGTGGCGGGGAGGAAGGTGATGCTCTGCGCGCCCAGGGGCGTGACCGCGTTGGTCACGGCGGCGTCCGAATCGGGTTGCGTGGGGGATCCGTTGTGCGCCACCACGCGGAACGTGTAGCTTGTTCCATTGGCCAGGTTCGCCACGGTGCAGCTGTGCCCGGAGCCGGTCACGGTGCAGGATCTGGCGGGGTCTTGCACGGCGGTGGCGGTGTAGCTGGTGATGGGGGCCCCATAGGCGTCCGCCCACCGTTCCGGGCTCCAGTCCACCGTCGCCTCGGCGTCGCCCGCGGTGGCGGTGGCGCTGGCCGGCGGGGGCGGCTTGCCTGCCTGCACCGTGATGGAAGTGGGCAGCGACGCCGAGCAGTGGCGGCTGTCCGTCACCGTGGCCGTGAAGCTGAACGTGCCCGTGGCCGTGGGGGTGCCGGAAATGGCGCCTGCAGCCGACAGCACCAGACCCGGCGGCAACGCCCCCGCCGCGACCGCGAAGGACGACCCGCCCACCGCCCCGGCCTGCGCCAGCGTGTAGGCATAAGCGGCCCCGGCCGTGCCGTTGGCGGGCGTGCCGGTGGCCGTCATGGCGGGGGCGGGGCAGAGCGTCACGTCGTCGATGCCGATGTAGTCGCCGTTCGCGCCGAAGGTGCCGGCGCCGGTCACGAAGTAGCGGAACGCGACGCGGCCCGAGGTGGGGGCGGCCAGCCCGGACACGGTGATGCGGTACTGCGTCCAGGCGGCGGGGTAGCCGCCCGCCGCCAGGCCAGGGTTGATGCTCGTCAGCAGCGTGGTGAAGTCTCCCACGTCGGTGGCGGTGGTGCCCACGTCCGTGCTGGCGCCCTGCGTGCTCATGCGCACTTCCAGGCGATCGGGGTAGTCCGTTGGGTTGGGGACCGGCTTGCGCGTATAGAAGGTCAGCACGTCGCCATTGCTCAGTGTGCGGTTCGGCATGACCAGCCAGTTGCTGATGGTGCCGCTGCTGCCCGTGTTCCTGAAGTTGGCCGCTATGTAGGCATTGGCTGCGCCGCTGTAGGCGTCGAACGGGCCGGGGTCCGGCAAGGCAGAGATGGGGGTGCCCTGGAACCAGCCCATGGCGCCCACCGGGGCGCTGTTGTTCTGCATGACCCAGCCATTGCCCGATAGCGTGAAGGTTTCGTCAAAGCCTTCGTACAGGACTTGCGCAGGGGCCGCGCCCGGCAGCGCAGCCGCGGCGGCCAGCAGCAGGCCCACAAGGCGGGCGGTGGTGGAGGGGAATGGCATGGGTGGGCTGGTGGCGATGAAGATGCGCCATGTTGCCGTTGCCTGCCGCTTTTGTATGTCCTCAGAACTGAGGACAAGGCCCTGCCAGGGTTCTATGCAAAAAATAGCCCCCAGCGCCCACCCATCAAGCGCCAGCAGCTACAAAAAGAGAAGTGATTCACACCACCCGCCTTCCCACGCGGCCCGCTGACAGCGCCACCAGGGCCAGCAGGGCCGACAGCAGCAGCAAGCCCCCTTCGGACAGCGCCGGAATCGCCTGCGCGCCGGCGGGCCCGGCGGCCAGCAGCAGCATGGCGTGCGGGTCGGCGATGGCGCCGGGGGCGGGATCGTTGTCGCCCGTGCCGTTGTCGGTGACGGCAAAGCTCACCGTGTCGCCGCTGACCGCGCCATGCGGGAACCAGAGCGCCGTGGCACCGGCCGTGGCGGGGCCGAACTTGCGCGGCACCAGCCCCGCCAGGCTGCCGCCGGGGTAGGTGACGGCCACCGCCAGCGTGGCATTCGCGCAGCCCGTGGCCGTGAAGCGCAGCACGCCCAGCGGGGCGGTGGCGCCTGCGGGCAGGTTGTCGGCGCCGGTGGCCGCGCTCAGGCCCAGGGTGTTCACGGTGCAGCCGGGCGGGCCGCCGGTGATGCCGACCTGCGCCGTGCTGCCGCCGCCGCCCGGCACGGGCACGGCAGCGGTGTTGACGGTGTGCGCCAGCGGGCTGGCGGTGGCGGGCGCGTTGTCGGCGTCGCCCGTGTAGCTGGCGGTGATGCTGTGCAGGCCCATGGCCAGGCTGCTGGTGGCGCAGGTGGCCACGCCGCCGCTGAAGGTGGCCGTGGTGCAGGCCAGCGGCGCGCCATCCACGCTGAACGCCACCTGGCCCGTGGGGCTGGCGGATGCGCCGTTCAGCGTGGCGGTGAAGGTGACGCTGGCGCCCACGGCGCTGGCGGACAGGGCCAGCGTGGGCTGGGCCTGCGTGCCCAGCAGCAGCGCGTTGGACGCCATGCCGTTCACGAACGCCCGCAGCGCATACCGGCCGCTGGGCAGCACGCCCGGCGCGGCCACGTCGATGCTGGCGGCGGTGGAGCCGGTGGGCGCGAGCCAGGTGTGCGCGCCGTTGTCCAGCCGCGTCAACTGCACCAGCGGCAAGGGGGTGGGCGATGCGCTGGTGCCGCCGCCGCTGGCCTCGCTGTCGCCACGCAGCCGCAAACCGGTGAGGGTGAAGGCCGCGCCGCTCAACCGGGCGGGGCCGCCGGTCAATGTGGGAATGCGGGCCGGGGGCACTGCGCCGCCGGCAGGGTCGTAGCGCTCGGCGGTGGCGATGCCGCTGGTGGCCGTGACGCCGTCGCGCCCCCCGGCGGCGAGCACCGTGCCATCGGGCAGCACGGTGGCGGTGTGGTAGGCGCGCACAGTGGCCAGCGCGCCGGTGGCGGCCCAGGCGCCCGTGGCGGGGTCGTACAGTTCGGCGCTGCCCAGGTAGCCGCCACCACCCCCCCCAGCGGCCAAAACCTTGCCGCCGGGCAGCAGGGTTGCGGTGTGGCCGGAGCGTCCGGTGTTGAGCGGGCCGGTGGGGCTCCATGCGTTCAGGGCGGGGTCGTAGAGTTCGGCGCTGCCGAGGTATGCGCCGCTGTACCCCCCCGCGACAAGCACCTTGCCCTGGGGCAGCAGGGTGGCGGTGTGTGTCCAGCGCGGGCTGGCCATCGCGCCGGCGCCGCTCCAGGTGCCCGAGGCGGGGTCGTACAGCTCGGCGCTGCCCAGGGGGCCGCCGCTGCCATTCCCCCCCGCGACGAGCACCCTGCCGGTGGGCAGCAGGGTGGCCGTGGGCCCTTGGCGTGCGGCGCTCATCGCGCTCGTGGCGGACCAGAGGCCGGTGGCGGGGTCGTACAGCTCGGCGGTGGCGGTTTGGCTGTTGCTGATGTTGCTGCCCCAGCCCCCCACGACCAGCACCTGGCCGCTGGGCAGCAGGGCGGCGGCATGCCATAAGCGGGGGCTGGCCATCGCGCCGGTGCCGCTCCAGGTGCCCGTGGCGGGGTCGTAGAGTTCGGCGCTGGCGAGCGCTCCTGCGCTGCCGAGGCCGCCCACGACGAGCACCTTGCCGCCGGGCAGCAAGGTGGCGGTGTGGTAGGCGCGCGCGGCGGCCAGCGGGCCCGTGGCGGCCCAGGCGCCGGTGGCGGGGTTGTACAGCGCGGCAGCGCCGATGAGCTGCCCGGTGCCATAACCGGCGCCCCCGCCCGCGACGAGCACCTTGCCGTCCGGCAGCAGGGTGGCCGTGTGCTCCGTGCGCTGGCCTGGCAGCGCGCCGGTACCCTCCCAGGTGCCGATGGCGGGGTCGTAGAGCTCGGTGCTGGCGAGCAGCGCGCCAAGGTCGCTGGCGCCCCCGATGAAGAGCACCTTGCCCTGGGGCAGCAGGGTGGCGATGTGGCGCCAGCGCCCGTCGTTCAGGCCGCCGGCGGCGGTCCATTGGTTGGTGTCAGGGTCGTACAGTTCGGCGCTTTGGAGAGCGCTGCCGCTGCCGAAGCCTCCCGCCACGAGCACCTTGCCGCCGGGCAGCAGCGTGGCGGTGTGGAACAAGCGCTTGCTGTTCAGCGAGGCGGCAGGCGCCCAGGTATCGCCCTGGGGGTCATACAGCTCGGCGCTGGCAAGCTGCTCGCTGCCGCTGTTTCCGCCCACGGCAAGCACCCTGCCGTCGGGCAGCAAGGTGGCGGTGAAATCGCTGCGCGGCCCTTGCGGCAGCGGGGCGGCGGAGCCCCAGGTGTTGTCGCTCGGGCGGTACACCTCGGCGGTGGCGAGGTATCCGGTGCCGTTGCCGCCGCCGACGACGAGCACCCTGCCGTCGGCCAGCAAGGTGGCGGTATGGCCCTGGCGCGCTTCGGCCAACTGCCCGGCGGGGGACCAGGCGCCGGTGGCGGGGTCGTACAGTTCGGCCTGGGCCACCTGCCCCCCACTGGCGTGGCCGCCCGCGACGAGCACCCGGCCATCGGCCAGCAGGGTGGCGGTGTGTTCCGTGCGCGGCTGGGCCAGCGCGCTGGCACCGCTCCACAAGCCGGTGGCGGGGTCGTACAGCTCGACGCTGGCGATGAATGCGCTGCCGTCGTAGCCACCCGCCACGAGCACCTTGCCATGGGGCAGCAAGGTGGCGGTGTGGCCGCGGCGCGCGTGGGCGAGCGGGCCGGTGGCGGCCCACTGGCCGGCGGCGGGGTCGTACAGCTCGGCGCTGGCAAGGTGGCTGAGGCTGCCACCGCCATAGCCGCCCGCGACGAGCACCTTGCCGTTGGGCAGCTGGGTGCTGGTGTGCCATTGGCGCCCATCGCCCAGGCTGCCGCTGACCGCCCAGGTGCCCGCCTGGGCGTGGGCGGCCAGGCAGGCGATGGCGATGAACACGAGCTGGAGCAGCAGGGCGCGCAGGGCGCAGGGGCGGCGGGGCATGGCGGGGGCTTGGTGTGTGACGAACCGCCGGAATGTTAAGAAATTGCAACGCGCCTGTATGTCCTCAGAACTGAGGACAAGGCCTTGCCGGAGTTTGATGCCAAACAGGCCTCCAGCGCTTAGCAGGCAAGCGCCGGCAGCTATCAAAAGAGTAGTACATCAAGCCCCGCGCGCCAGCGGCAGCCACAGGGTGAATTCGCCCCCGCCCTCCCACGCCGCCCACTGGCAGCGCCCGCCCAGGGCCTGGGCGCGGTGGCGCACGTTGAGCAGGCCCTGCCCGGCCAGGGCGGCGGGCGGGCCTTCGGACAGCACGAAGGCGCCTGCGTTGTCGCGGATGCGCACCACCACGCCCGCGCCGCCCTGCCCGGCTTGCGCCTGCGGCGCGGTGGCCACGTCGATCAGGGTGGCCTGGGTGTGCTTGAGGATGTTGGCCAGCACTTCTTGCAGGATGCGCAGCACGTGCAGCGCGGACTGCGGGTCGAGCCAGGGCAGCGGGGGCAGGTCCTGCACGTTCCAGGCAAGGGTGATGCCCGCGGCCTTGAGCCGGGGCGCCAGGCGAAAGCGCACGGCCGCCAGCAGCGCCAGCAGGTCGGCATCGGCGGGGTCCAGCGAGTCGATGGCGAGCTTGAGGTCGTCGATGCAGTCCTTGAGCACCTGGGCCGTGTCGGCCGTGCTGGCCTGGCCGCGCTCGACCATGCGCAGCGCGCTCATCAGCGACGAGCCGATGCCGTCGTGCATGTCCTGCATCATGCGCTGGCGCTCGGTGGCCAGGGTCTGCTGGCGCTCCAGCGCGCGCAGTTGCTCGTGGCTGGCGGTCAGTTCGCGCTCGCGGGCGGCGAGCTGGCTTTCCAGCCCGGCGTTGGCCACCTCGACCGCGTGGATGGCGCCCACGTAGCGCCGCCAGACGATGGCCAGGAAGATGGCGAACAGGCCGATGGCGTTGTAGGGCGCCAGATAGACATGTTCCATGTCGATGCGGTAGTTGACCATCAGCAGGTCGTGCGCGCCCGCGGGCACGTTCAGCGAGAACCAGGCGAACAGCACCAGCCCCTCGCGCGACCGCGCGCGCCACGAGGCCCACAGGCCCGACGCGGCCACCACCGCCGTCAGCACGGTGATGACGAGATAGACCAGCGGCAGCATGGCATCGAGGTACGGCAGCAGCGGCGGCAGCGGCAGGGTGAGCACGGTGCCCAGCGACACCAGCCCCGCGATGCCCAGCGCCAGCGCGGGCATGCGCCGCCCGTGCACGCGGAAGGCGAAGGCGAAGGTGCACACCATGGCCCAGCCCAGCGAATTGACGGTCATCCAGCCGAACCAGTCGTCGGGCACGGGCAGGGGCCGGTCGTCCACCACGTAGTGCAGGCTGCGCAGCAAGGTGGTGACGGAGATGGCGAAGAACAGCAGGTAGATGGGCTCGCGGCGGCGCACGCAGCCCACGGCCAGCGCGAACAGGCCAATGGCCAGAAAGGCGGCGCCGGTCAGGCTGATGAAGTCGTTCTGCACGAAGCGGCGCACGCTGTAGCGCCACAGCAGGTTCTGCTCGGTGCCCACCCAGGCGCTGGAGACGGCCCCGCCCACGCCGCGCTGGCTGGCCATGCGCAGCCACACGGTGCGGGGCGGCTCGCCACCGGCGGCTTGGTTGCCCAGCGCCACCCACAGGGGCCGGTTGAAGCTGTTCCACACGCGGCTGCCGCGCGTGCGGTAGGCCATGCGGCCATCGACATAGACGGCGACGATGCCGATGGTCTGCCAGCGCGGCAGGTACAGAAACAAGTCCTGGCCCGGCGCGCCCGATGCGCTGGGGGCACCGGGTGTACCGGGCGGGGGCAGGTCGAGCCGGTACCAGGCCACGTCGGGCGGGGCCCGCAGCGAGGCGCCGCCCTCGGCCAGGCTGCGCTCCCGCGCGTGGGGCAGCGGCACGCTGGCCCACGCGCCTTTCTCCTCCTCCCCTGCGAAGGGCGGCGCGGGCGGAGGTTCCCAGCCCGCGCCGGGCTCCATGCGGAAGGCGGCCTGCCGCAGGTGCGTGGGGTTATCGGTAGCGCTGCCGCCGCCGCAGGCCGCGAGCCAGGCGGCCAACAGCAGCGCGGCGCACCACCTACCCGTTCGCCAGAAGGCCTTGCCTGTGGGCGGCATGGATGGCCTCGGCGCGCGTGTTGACCTGCAGCTTGGCGTAGATGCGCCGCACGAAGGTGAGCACCGTGGTGCGGGAGACGCCCATGGTGCGGGCCGTCTCCTCGGTGGTGAAGCCCTTGCTCACGCAGCGCAGCACCTCCTGCTCGCGCGCGGACAGCAGCGCGGCGGGCGGCTCGGTGGCGGGCGGCAGGCTGGCGGCGGCGCGCGCCAGGATCTTGCGCGCCACCATGGGGCTGATGGGGCTGCCGCCCGCGTGGATGCTGCGGATTTCCTCGGCCAGCTCGGCGGCGCTCACGTCCTTGAGCAGGTAGCCCATGGCCCCGGCCTCGATGGAGCGCAGCACGTGCGTTTCATCGCCAAAGATGGTGCTCACCAGCACGCTGCAGCCGGGCCACTGCGCGCGCGCGGCGCGGATCACGTCCAGGCCCGAGCCGTCGGGCAGGCCCAGGTCCACCAGCAGCACATCCATGGGCGACTGGGGCAGCAGCGCCAGCGCCTCGGCCCGGCTGGCCGCCGCCATGGCCAGCGCCAGGTCGGGCTGCGCGCCGATCATGGCGATGAAGGTGTCGCGGCAGGCCGGGTCGTCCTCGACCACGCCCACCCGCAAAGGAGCCGGCAGGCGCGCGGGCCAGGGGGCGGGCAGGGGCGGGGCGGTGTCGGGGGCCATGGGCTGGATTATGGGCAAGCGCCGGGCAGCAGCGCCATGTCATCAGTTCTGAGGACAGACAGGCGCATGGCCAATCCCTACCATCTGTGACTTCACGCCAATGCTTTCAATTTCATAGCTGCCTGCGCTTTCTGCGTGGGCGCTGGAAGCCTTTTTCATGCCCAAACGAATCGCCCTCGCCGCCGCCTGCCTGCTGGCCGCCAGCCTGGCCCCCGCGGCCACCATCACCGTCAACACCACGACCGTCATGGGGGGCGACGGCCTGTGCAGCCTGACCGAGGCCCTCGGCAGCGCGGTGACGGATACCGTCTGGGACGCCGACTGCGCGCTGGGCAGCGGCGCCGACACCATCGCGTTCGACCCCGCCGCCTTTCCCGCAGGCAGCACCATCACGCTGGGCAGCGCGCTGGACATCTACCAGGCCTCGAACACCACCATCGACGGCGGCGGGCGCGTGACCCTGGACGGCGGCGGCGCCACACCCCTGGTCACCGCCACGCTGGCGGGCACCACGCTCACGCTGCGCGGGCTGACGCTGGCCGGCGGCAATACCGCCGGCGGCGGCCCGACGGATGGCGGCGGCATCTACGCGGACGGCGTCACCCTGAACATCGACCACAGCGTCATCACCGGCAACACGGCCCTGGCCAACGGCGGCGGCCTCTTCAGCCGCGACAGCACGGTGACCATCACGGACAGCCAGTTCACCGCCAACACCGCCAGCCTGGGCGGCGCCGTCTACAGCACGGGCAGCGGCTCGCTGACGGTGGCGAACAGCCGCTTCACGGGCAACATCGCCGGCCAGCAGGGCGGCGCCCTCTACAGCGGCGTGAACACGCTGGTCACCGGCAGCATCATTGCCAACAACGCCAGCCCCGCCGCAGGCGGCGCGAACAGGGGCGCGGGCGTCCGGTTCAGTGCTCCGGCCGGGCACACGTTCACGCTGAACCACAACCAGATCACCGACAACACGCCCGGCGACAACTGCTATAGCGCCATCCCCTTCACCGGCACGGGCAACCAGTACTGGCCGGAGAGCGACACGAGCTGCCCCGCAGCCGCGGGCCGCTTCGCCAACCCCCTTGCGCCGCCCGCGGCCATCCCCGTGGATGCGCCCTGGGCGCTGGCGCTGCTGTCTGCGCTGGTGGCCGCGCTGGGCTTGCACCGGCGGCGAGGCGGCGTTTAAAGCCAAAACACCCTTCAACGCCCGCTCAGCAAGCGCAAACAGCTATCAAAACAAAAGCAAACAAACCATGTTCCACACCCCGTGCCCCCATCCCCTGCGCGGGCTGGCCTGCGCCGCCGCGCTGGTGGCCGCTGGCGCCGCCCAGGCGGCCAGCCTCACCGTGACCAACGGCAACGACAGCGGCCCGGGCAGCCTGCGCCAGGCGCTCGCCGATGCCAACGCCAGCGGCGACACCATCGCCTTCGCGGGCGGCGTGTCCCGCGTGGCGCTGCTGGGCCAGCTCGTCATCGGCA from Acidovorax sp. A79 includes the following:
- a CDS encoding response regulator transcription factor produces the protein MAPDTAPPLPAPWPARLPAPLRVGVVEDDPACRDTFIAMIGAQPDLALAMAAASRAEALALLPQSPMDVLLVDLGLPDGSGLDVIRAARAQWPGCSVLVSTIFGDETHVLRSIEAGAMGYLLKDVSAAELAEEIRSIHAGGSPISPMVARKILARAAASLPPATEPPAALLSAREQEVLRCVSKGFTTEETARTMGVSRTTVLTFVRRIYAKLQVNTRAEAIHAAHRQGLLANG
- a CDS encoding right-handed parallel beta-helix repeat-containing protein; translated protein: MPKRIALAAACLLAASLAPAATITVNTTTVMGGDGLCSLTEALGSAVTDTVWDADCALGSGADTIAFDPAAFPAGSTITLGSALDIYQASNTTIDGGGRVTLDGGGATPLVTATLAGTTLTLRGLTLAGGNTAGGGPTDGGGIYADGVTLNIDHSVITGNTALANGGGLFSRDSTVTITDSQFTANTASLGGAVYSTGSGSLTVANSRFTGNIAGQQGGALYSGVNTLVTGSIIANNASPAAGGANRGAGVRFSAPAGHTFTLNHNQITDNTPGDNCYSAIPFTGTGNQYWPESDTSCPAAAGRFANPLAPPAAIPVDAPWALALLSALVAALGLHRRRGGV